In Methanobacterium sp., a single window of DNA contains:
- a CDS encoding exosome complex protein Rrp42, with translation MVQSIVPQIIKESVVNLIQKGERADGRGLDQYREISLETGIIKKAEGSARVKIGNTQIVVGAKPQIGEPFPDTPNVGVLITNSELLPMAAPNFEAGPPNETSVELARVTDRCIREGEVLDLEKLVIIPGKKAWMIFLDLHIVDYDGNLIDAAVLGSLAALLNTKIPSTTIEGDEVVIDYEKMVPIPIKEQPLMCTLAKIGGELVADPSLEEDDVLDARISVGLRADGSICAMQKGGSAPLTREEILKSIEIAQEKTKELRKSIPKA, from the coding sequence ATGGTGCAGAGTATAGTTCCACAGATAATAAAAGAAAGTGTGGTTAATCTTATACAAAAAGGAGAAAGAGCAGATGGAAGAGGATTGGACCAGTACCGTGAAATAAGTCTGGAAACTGGTATAATAAAAAAAGCAGAAGGCTCGGCACGTGTAAAAATTGGCAATACTCAAATTGTAGTGGGAGCTAAACCACAGATTGGAGAACCCTTCCCAGACACTCCCAACGTCGGTGTTTTGATAACCAACTCTGAACTTCTTCCAATGGCTGCACCAAACTTTGAAGCAGGACCTCCTAATGAAACTTCAGTAGAATTAGCACGTGTCACGGACCGTTGTATAAGGGAAGGAGAAGTACTAGACTTGGAAAAATTGGTAATCATCCCCGGAAAGAAGGCATGGATGATCTTCCTAGACCTCCATATAGTGGACTATGACGGCAACCTTATAGATGCTGCAGTCCTGGGTAGTTTAGCCGCCCTATTAAATACTAAAATCCCAAGTACCACTATTGAAGGAGATGAAGTCGTAATCGATTATGAAAAGATGGTTCCAATTCCAATTAAAGAACAGCCACTCATGTGCACGTTGGCCAAGATCGGTGGAGAATTGGTAGCTGATCCCTCACTGGAAGAAGACGATGTTCTGGATGCGCGAATATCCGTAGGTTTAAGGGCAGATGGCAGCATATGTGCCATGCAAAAAGGAGGATCAGCGCCTTTAACACGTGAAGAAATATTAAAGTCCATTGAAATTGCTCAGGAAAAAACCAAAGAACTGAGAAAGTCAATTCCTAAGGCATAA
- the rpl37A gene encoding 50S ribosomal protein L37Ae: MARTNKVGVTGRFGPRYGRKAKRTVKTIEENMKKNHTCPQCDRPGVKRVAAGIWKCRKCGAVFTGGAYLPNTPMGKTASRNIKRIVGGL, translated from the coding sequence ATGGCAAGAACAAACAAAGTAGGTGTTACCGGGAGATTTGGTCCCAGATACGGTAGGAAAGCAAAGAGAACCGTGAAAACCATTGAAGAAAACATGAAAAAGAACCACACTTGCCCACAGTGTGATCGACCTGGAGTTAAAAGGGTTGCTGCAGGAATATGGAAATGCCGAAAATGTGGTGCAGTCTTCACTGGCGGAGCATACCTACCAAACACTCCCATGGGCAAAACTGCCTCAAGAAATATAAAAAGGATTGTTGGAGGTTTATAA
- a CDS encoding DNA-directed RNA polymerase subunit P, giving the protein MYKCAKCDTLVDIRGYTESKCPSCRYRILFKEVPEVRRVVKAR; this is encoded by the coding sequence TTGTACAAATGTGCCAAATGTGATACACTTGTAGACATTAGAGGATACACAGAATCTAAATGTCCCAGTTGCCGCTACCGAATACTCTTCAAAGAAGTTCCTGAGGTTCGGCGAGTTGTTAAAGCCCGTTAG
- a CDS encoding Brix domain-containing protein: protein MLVTTSRKPSQRTRTFCRGLERVSKTRCVNRGKMSLRDVFLKSRELGTNLVAVISEKNGNPNGMEIYEDGVLFATLKLAADLSLPKGRIKKDETRLRCEVDELKGLASKIFEIPLENSEESKCNFLWIKTHQRKSTPVMEFFDRDGKPTMPRIHIYECKLHDEADENTKTSRSSD from the coding sequence ATGTTAGTAACCACTTCCCGAAAGCCATCCCAAAGAACAAGAACATTTTGCCGCGGATTAGAACGAGTATCAAAAACACGTTGTGTTAACCGGGGAAAAATGAGTCTTCGAGATGTCTTTTTAAAATCCCGTGAATTAGGAACTAATCTGGTTGCGGTGATATCGGAAAAAAATGGAAATCCCAATGGGATGGAAATATATGAGGATGGTGTGCTATTCGCTACACTTAAACTAGCTGCAGATCTCTCCCTTCCTAAAGGAAGGATTAAAAAGGACGAAACACGTCTTCGATGTGAAGTGGATGAATTAAAAGGTCTTGCATCTAAGATATTTGAAATTCCATTGGAAAATTCCGAAGAATCAAAATGCAATTTTTTGTGGATCAAAACTCACCAAAGGAAATCAACTCCAGTGATGGAGTTCTTTGATAGGGATGGTAAGCCCACCATGCCACGCATCCACATATACGAGTGTAAATTACATGATGAAGCAGACGAAAACACTAAAACAAGTCGAAGCTCAGATTGA
- a CDS encoding prefoldin subunit beta — translation MEMPQNIQHQLAQFQQMQQQAQAITMQKQSVDLQIRETEKALEELEKVEENAEVYKTAGNLLIKMGKVELTEELTEKLETLKLREKTVARQEERVMSRLKEMQESLQEAMQMQPGMGN, via the coding sequence ATGGAAATGCCCCAAAACATTCAACATCAACTAGCCCAGTTCCAACAAATGCAACAACAAGCACAAGCAATAACCATGCAGAAACAGAGTGTGGATTTGCAGATAAGAGAAACAGAAAAAGCCCTTGAAGAATTGGAAAAAGTAGAAGAAAATGCCGAAGTTTACAAAACTGCAGGAAATTTACTTATTAAGATGGGTAAAGTTGAACTAACTGAAGAATTGACCGAAAAACTTGAAACCCTGAAACTCCGGGAAAAAACAGTAGCCCGACAAGAAGAAAGGGTCATGTCACGTTTAAAGGAAATGCAGGAATCTTTACAGGAAGCAATGCAAATGCAGCCTGGTATGGGAAACTAA
- a CDS encoding DUF3194 domain-containing protein has translation MKKLTDSEMESLSEAAAVAAENHIFSKVSKKEVLDLELRVEFNQDNGLDVDVEVELLLDELCTAEGNLADEAAQVALDEIDKQLE, from the coding sequence TTGAAGAAATTAACTGATTCTGAAATGGAGAGCCTCTCTGAAGCTGCGGCAGTAGCCGCAGAAAACCACATTTTTTCTAAGGTATCCAAGAAAGAAGTACTTGACCTAGAATTAAGAGTCGAATTCAACCAAGACAATGGTCTTGATGTTGATGTAGAAGTTGAACTCTTGCTGGATGAGCTTTGTACTGCAGAAGGAAACTTGGCTGATGAAGCAGCCCAAGTAGCTTTGGATGAAATTGATAAACAGCTCGAATAA
- a CDS encoding polymer-forming cytoskeletal protein, whose amino-acid sequence MRNNERNDLKIYGSGISNGGTFDKISIMGEGIIRGNVKCYSLKIYGEGNLDGNVKTTNYVSIKGETIVDGYLNSRKLKVQGEIEVGDELCADEAEIQGSIMTGGNLNAEILNIEGGFIVDGMINADTMKMNLYWPSEVNEIGGSEIRITRNSKLSLLGIKNMIIAEGKNELSCNLIEGDNVYLENTIAKTVRGNNVTIGPGCKIELVEYKNNLKMDDEVKVSTHKKM is encoded by the coding sequence ATGAGAAATAATGAAAGAAATGACCTAAAAATCTACGGTTCAGGAATTTCAAACGGTGGAACATTTGACAAAATAAGCATAATGGGTGAAGGCATAATCCGTGGAAATGTGAAATGTTATAGCCTAAAAATTTACGGAGAAGGCAATCTGGATGGTAATGTGAAAACAACCAATTATGTGAGTATAAAGGGTGAAACGATTGTTGATGGCTATTTAAACTCCCGAAAATTGAAAGTTCAGGGTGAAATCGAAGTTGGTGATGAGTTATGTGCCGATGAAGCCGAAATACAAGGCAGTATCATGACTGGTGGCAACTTAAATGCCGAAATTCTCAACATAGAAGGAGGTTTTATAGTTGATGGAATGATCAACGCAGACACGATGAAAATGAACTTGTACTGGCCCAGTGAAGTAAATGAAATAGGTGGATCCGAAATAAGAATAACCAGGAACAGTAAACTGAGTTTATTAGGAATAAAAAACATGATAATTGCAGAAGGTAAAAATGAGCTATCATGTAATTTAATTGAAGGAGACAACGTATACCTTGAAAATACTATTGCCAAAACCGTAAGAGGAAACAATGTCACTATTGGACCAGGTTGCAAAATTGAACTGGTAGAATATAAAAATAATTTAAAAATGGATGATGAGGTTAAGGTTAGTACTCATAAGAAAATGTGA